A stretch of DNA from Carya illinoinensis cultivar Pawnee chromosome 12, C.illinoinensisPawnee_v1, whole genome shotgun sequence:
AACCAGAAGAAGAGGGAGGTCGATGATTCAGGCAACTCAGTAGCGTCGCGTAGTAGCATCTCAAGTCTCTAACTAGGTAACCATCCTTCATTTGTATCTCCTAAATCAACTGTATTTTCTCTCAATCAAATCCAATGCTTCGTTTAATTTGCTCAAGGTTGCCCCAAAAACTAAAGCACAGACCTTCGAAAACTAGCCACGCAAACTTTTTCTCAACCTCCTATCTGAAATCTATCTCAGGACCTTCTAATTCCAAGGACCCACAATCTCTGACAGTCTCCTTTCTCCAAGATTCATGTGGGTTTTCCTTGGAATCAGCCATTTCATATTCCAAGAAGCTCAACATTGAGAACGTAAAGAATCCCAATTCAGTTCTTGACCTGTTGAAAAATCACGGTTTGACGCAGACCCACATCAGCAACTTAATTAGAATACGTCCAGTATTTCTTTTGGCTGATTTAGAAAATACCCTTATGCCCAACATAAAAGTGTTTGAATCCTTGGGGTTTTCTGGCTCTAGTCTCGCCAAAATGCTTAGCAAACACCCAGCTGTGCTAGAAAGTGATGCACACGCTGCTGTCGAGTTTTTTAGGGCACATGGTTTTAGTGATAAGCAAATAACAACTTTGACGATGAATTGTCCCTCATTGTATACGTATAatgctcaaaagatttttaAGCCAAAGTTGGAGTTTTTCAAGTCGTTAGGTTTTTCAGATCTTGAAATTACAAAGATTTTATCCGCAGAGCCGTTTGTTCTAACAAGGAGCCTCGAAAAAACAATCATTCCGTGTGTTCAAGAGCTTAGGCGGATTCTTGGAACTGACGAGAATGTCTTAAAGGTTATAAAGGTATACTGCCCAGTACTTAGAACAAACGTTGTACATACGCTACAGCCCAACATCGCTACTCTGATAAGTCATGGTGTTCCCCggtcatttgttttgaatttcttttgtAGACCATCGTCTCTGCTTATCTGTGGCAATCGGTTTAGTGAGATTGTTGTTGAAGTTATAAAATTGGGTTTTGATCCCAATTCTCGGAAATTTGTTCTCGCCATCATGTCCATGGCACAAAATACTAAAACATTGTGGGAGCAGAAGGTGGAAGCTCTTAGGAGTTTTGGTTTGTCAGAGGTTGAGATTTATTCTGCATTCAAGCGGCGACCCTTGTGTATGAGTTGTTCggaaaagaagatcaagaaaatgatggatttcCTTGTGAACAAACTGAAGATGAAGCCTTCTATGATCTCCAATTGTCTGTATCTTCTACAGCATAGCTTGGAGAAGCGGATTATTCCGAGGTGTTCAGTTATGCAAGTTTTGATGTTGAAGGGGTTGATCAAGGAGGATATTGGCTTCTTTGGTATGGTCACAATGGCCGAGAAGGAATTCATGGTGAGATTTGTGAGCAAGTATCAAAATGAGGTTCCTGATGTTGTTAGAGCGCACCAAGGGAAGATAGAATTTCAAGGGCTCCCCATAGCCATGGAGATGTGAGTACTTTTGACATAATCAAATGCGGCATTGGCTAAAGATCATGAGTTCAGTTTTAGTTCAACTTGTTATGGAGACATCTCAGAAACTTGGTATGGTAATTGTCcttgattttgatttgttttttatttgccCCTCAATTATCATTTTACTCTTTGGATTAGCTCTTATTATCAAAATGATTCCTTTGTCCATATCcatctaaaaagaaaatattgaaaattccaTGTACCCATGAAGCTACCTCATATGGCCTCAAATAGTAATTCATGTCCCAAATCTGACCACCTCAGCCTTAGAAAATAAagatgatgaaatgaaattCACAAAAAAACTCAGCCTTAGCAATACAGGACACATTAATTTTGTGAATGTGGATTGTTGAGTCGACACTCAATAATTAATGATGGTAGTTGTGCATTGTGCTAGCATTATTTATGCTGTGATATGGGGTTCTAAGGTTCTGTTTCAACTTGCAAGCAACAGTAAATAGGTTATTGTTTGCTTTCTTATAATTCTTTGGTAAGCTGTAAATATGTAATACTCaggtgtgtgtttgtgtgtgggtgtgtgtgtgtgtaattcTGTTCTCACCTCTCATGTTTAGAACATTGGATTAGGCTTCTTCCATAAAACTATATGGCCATTTTTTGATTCTGCTGTTATTTCTAGAAAAAGTAAGCAAATTCATGTATTAATACTGAAGTGCAGGATGATGCTTCCATATCGTGGATAAAAAGGAAGCACTTTTTACCAGAAACTGCTCGGTTTTCATGCCAATGCACATTTTTATATTGACTCTCTCATATTGACTGCCAGAGAAGAACACAAGCTAGCAGGGTTTTCTGATTTTGCTGGTGTTGAAATGTTTGATTGTCCAGATTTTGTGATGGGCTGAAATGTTATGAACAAAATGTTCAGGATCCATTGCCGTTCATAGTCTCTATCCATTgtctttgtttttaatttttggtgatgGGGGGAGTTTTAATTACCTGCTGTGAATTGTGGAAGTGGGCAGTGAATCGTGGAATATAAGTAGCATATTAACTGAGAGAAAATATTGGGAGTAGTCACTATTCATCACTGCATACCACAcaccttataaaaaatatctatatatcctATGAAAAGTATCTTTACACTCTATAAAAACCTATAAATATGTGGTGTGCAACATAAATAATGGCTACTCCTTAGTAAATTCCATTAATTGACGTTACTCTCGCTAGAAATATATACgtttagataattttgttttttattaatttgagaaCTTCAATTAATTTTTGTACAACATCCCAAAACTTTGTACCTTTTAGCatatccttttttctttcttccaaaatTTCTTAATAGGTTTGGTAAGATGTCACTATTTGCACTCATTTTCTGTACGTAGCCTATTCCTGTTGTTTAACTTCACCTGCCAAGCTGAAATGGCGATCAATCACGGCCTCCGCACATGTCAACGGAACTGGCTAGTAGGGGCACTTTACAAAGTAGAACACAAAGGTTTGAATACTATTTTTAGGAACCATTTTGATTAAGTACAGAATGAGAACGGAATATTTCGATACTGATACtgttttgaaattaattatatattatatataaatatttataaattaacaattaatagaataaatatatatatatgtaagtgtatatcatgtatatgtgtatatacatagaataattgaagatttataaatgaatatatgttgaaaacaTCACACTCTTAAGTTGAgacacaaacaaaaataaaataaaataaaagaatagataaattattaaaaataatgatatttaaaaagaaaagaaaaaaatgaggtaacatatttaaagttataaaaaattaaaattatataaatatattttatattttggaattaaataaatataatgtggatttaaaatttgcaaaaatgtcatctaaatataagaaaattataaaaatagccCGAAATGGAATGGAGATTGAAACGTTCAATTTCGATTGAAATGGCTGAAATTTGACCTAAATGATCAAAATTTGACGCAAAACGGAACAAAGTGGTAGAGTGTACCAGACACTACATCGGAACGGCAAGTTTCGGCTAGAGTGGAACGAAAATCAAAACCTTAGTATAACATCCGAAAATGATACACTGTTGGGTTCTATCAACGAAAGGCCTTTTCTTCTTGAATAAAGATACTCTGTCACTTCCATAAGATCGCTCCCAGTTACCGCATGACGTGGAGTGTACCATGTTGTctaagagaaaaagggaaactTTTGTCTTTTGCCAAAAACGATTTCGTGGACCTGAACTCTAACTCCACTCCACCCACCTGCCCCCCTCCCTGATGTTGTCGACCACCACTCCCAGCATCATCTTCAGAGAAAAATTGAGTCAAGCCAagcttctttatatatatatatatatataaaagcctaTGATTCGATGCCTCCATCTCGCACTTGCCTTCCCTCCCTCACGAGTCACTCTGAGTTGGCCTCCCAAGGTGaaagttatgctttgttttgaaCAATTTCTTCATCTCTATTTTGTTAATGTGTATTGACTATTGAGCTTCTATGGACTCACTGACAGCTTCTATTAACATCCATAAAAAGTTAATGTAGAATGCACGTGTTGGTGTAGAATGAAGATAAATCAAGTAAAATACCTTGGATTATCTATTACccatttacaatatttttgaaagatttatcgTTGCCGATAGTGATCTGGAGTGGAGATTCTAGCA
This window harbors:
- the LOC122289665 gene encoding transcription termination factor MTERF15, mitochondrial-like encodes the protein MLRLICSRLPQKLKHRPSKTSHANFFSTSYLKSISGPSNSKDPQSLTVSFLQDSCGFSLESAISYSKKLNIENVKNPNSVLDLLKNHGLTQTHISNLIRIRPVFLLADLENTLMPNIKVFESLGFSGSSLAKMLSKHPAVLESDAHAAVEFFRAHGFSDKQITTLTMNCPSLYTYNAQKIFKPKLEFFKSLGFSDLEITKILSAEPFVLTRSLEKTIIPCVQELRRILGTDENVLKVIKVYCPVLRTNVVHTLQPNIATLISHGVPRSFVLNFFCRPSSLLICGNRFSEIVVEVIKLGFDPNSRKFVLAIMSMAQNTKTLWEQKVEALRSFGLSEVEIYSAFKRRPLCMSCSEKKIKKMMDFLVNKLKMKPSMISNCLYLLQHSLEKRIIPRCSVMQVLMLKGLIKEDIGFFGMVTMAEKEFMVRFVSKYQNEVPDVVRAHQGKIEFQGLPIAMEM